In Arthrobacter citreus, a single genomic region encodes these proteins:
- a CDS encoding DUF3900 domain-containing protein produces the protein MDFEITYLSFYVVTVEGKGEQTDKRYKHFQTIDESTFEESALKGFLEGELERIVNRKVEKHPKSDSVPTKLGHFIVEEGYALDSNPNYNLFQRIRGAKSIEEFKAENETLVINYIETSAVRGGAFLVIQAKLRKYFDDPFLFVLKCDFEPKVASISDESTLIKTVEMAITTKNMKSIQYPYMEELGMISESELKIHQASHARYFEDFLKFVSYSESMPEIVKSQVMEMVYDKIEDVFEEESVERQQFEAAMEVWAASPKREIQEHFTPDEVIEAAAQIVEHTPEIELSFKADHFSVKGMLADFGENLHIAKVNGRYVVILEADTLQFEKGFSPIEFLKPDELEDVIERIGQKVNITGY, from the coding sequence TTGGATTTTGAAATTACATATTTATCGTTTTACGTTGTAACGGTTGAGGGTAAAGGTGAACAAACTGATAAACGATATAAGCATTTTCAAACAATAGACGAATCAACGTTTGAAGAGAGTGCATTGAAAGGCTTTTTAGAAGGTGAACTTGAGCGAATTGTTAATCGAAAAGTTGAAAAACATCCAAAATCTGATTCTGTACCTACAAAGCTAGGTCACTTTATTGTTGAAGAAGGCTACGCTTTAGATTCAAATCCAAATTATAATTTATTCCAGCGTATACGTGGTGCTAAATCAATTGAAGAATTTAAAGCAGAAAATGAAACATTAGTGATTAATTACATTGAAACGAGTGCAGTTCGTGGTGGGGCATTTTTAGTCATTCAAGCGAAACTTAGAAAATATTTTGATGATCCGTTCTTATTTGTACTAAAATGTGATTTTGAACCAAAAGTTGCATCCATTTCAGATGAATCTACACTCATTAAAACAGTAGAAATGGCGATTACAACTAAAAACATGAAATCAATTCAATATCCTTATATGGAAGAATTGGGGATGATTTCAGAGAGTGAATTGAAAATACATCAAGCTTCTCATGCAAGGTATTTTGAGGACTTCTTAAAATTCGTTTCGTATTCTGAATCAATGCCAGAAATCGTGAAATCACAAGTTATGGAAATGGTTTACGATAAAATTGAAGATGTATTTGAAGAAGAAAGCGTAGAAAGACAACAATTCGAAGCGGCAATGGAAGTCTGGGCAGCAAGTCCTAAACGTGAAATTCAAGAGCATTTTACCCCAGATGAAGTAATCGAAGCAGCGGCACAAATTGTAGAACATACACCCGAAATTGAATTATCCTTTAAAGCAGATCACTTTTCTGTTAAAGGAATGCTAGCTGATTTTGGTGAAAATCTTCATATCGCAAAAGTTAATGGTCGGTACGTCGTTATTTTAGAAGCAGATACGTTACAATTTGAGAAGGGATTTTCTCCGATTGAATTTTTGAAACCAGATGAGTTAGAAGATGTAATTGAACGAATTGGACAGAAAGTGAATATTACAGGTTATTAA